In Planctomycetia bacterium, the following proteins share a genomic window:
- a CDS encoding FG-GAP repeat protein, translating into MNRRIILALLIAQMLTGGGRVVGGECQLPSSTRLAAGDGATDDWLGWSVAVGGDTLVTGAIGDEPAGVLSGSAYVFSRGKGGWTQTAKISPGDGAAGDFFGYSVAISGETIVVGAPFDDDGGTDRGSAYVYVLDNGVWIEQLKLHPADGAAFDSFGISVAVDGDSALIGARNHGGMAASAGAGYVFVRNGTSWAQQGKLTASDAGADDQLGWSCSLSGDTAVLGAPFETEIDENAGAAYVFTRAGNVWSEQAKLTADDAAAGDLFGHSVGISGDTIIAGAKEHDAGGENTGAAYIFVRSAGVWLQQAKLTALDAVAGDEFGYAVGVSAEHAIVGAYLDDTPEVNGGSACVFRRLGSKWTQTEQLTPTTPASEMLFGASVAISGLTCAVGAYLDSPNGQTSAGTAYAIEQGSEDTDADGWGDPCDNCVAIANPDQADCDGDFTGDVCEIALCANDWKCRDCDTDSVPDGCQALIGIPTFATVLLGTNLNPVDRCKSDFTYDGLIDGRDVQGYTAALMGN; encoded by the coding sequence ATGAATCGCAGAATCATTTTGGCGCTGTTGATCGCTCAGATGCTGACCGGCGGTGGACGCGTGGTTGGTGGGGAATGCCAGTTGCCGTCGAGCACACGGCTGGCGGCCGGTGATGGGGCGACGGACGACTGGCTGGGCTGGTCGGTGGCGGTCGGCGGCGACACACTGGTCACCGGGGCCATTGGTGACGAGCCGGCGGGGGTCTTGTCCGGGTCGGCGTATGTCTTTTCGCGGGGAAAAGGCGGCTGGACACAGACGGCCAAGATCTCGCCGGGCGACGGCGCGGCGGGCGACTTCTTCGGGTACAGCGTAGCGATCAGCGGTGAGACGATTGTCGTTGGCGCACCCTTCGACGATGACGGGGGAACGGACCGCGGTTCTGCTTATGTATACGTCCTCGACAACGGAGTATGGATTGAGCAGTTGAAGTTGCACCCGGCGGATGGGGCGGCGTTCGACAGCTTCGGCATTTCGGTGGCGGTGGACGGCGACAGCGCGCTGATCGGGGCGCGGAATCACGGGGGCATGGCGGCCAGCGCGGGGGCAGGGTACGTGTTTGTTCGAAATGGTACGTCGTGGGCGCAGCAGGGAAAGCTGACGGCCTCGGACGCCGGCGCGGATGATCAACTGGGCTGGTCGTGCTCACTCTCGGGAGATACGGCGGTATTAGGGGCGCCGTTTGAAACCGAAATCGACGAAAACGCAGGAGCAGCTTACGTCTTTACACGAGCGGGAAATGTCTGGAGCGAACAGGCCAAGCTGACGGCGGATGACGCGGCGGCGGGAGACTTATTCGGGCATTCGGTGGGGATCAGCGGGGACACGATCATCGCTGGGGCGAAGGAGCATGACGCCGGCGGGGAAAATACCGGCGCGGCCTACATCTTTGTGCGGAGCGCGGGAGTATGGCTCCAGCAGGCAAAGCTTACGGCGTTAGATGCTGTGGCCGGGGACGAATTCGGCTACGCCGTGGGGGTGAGCGCAGAGCATGCGATTGTCGGGGCGTATCTCGACGACACTCCCGAAGTAAACGGAGGTTCGGCGTGCGTCTTTCGCCGGTTGGGAAGCAAGTGGACCCAAACGGAACAACTCACGCCGACGACGCCCGCGAGCGAGATGCTGTTTGGAGCTTCGGTAGCGATCAGCGGGCTGACTTGCGCCGTAGGGGCGTATCTCGACAGCCCCAATGGGCAGACGTCCGCGGGTACGGCGTATGCGATCGAGCAGGGGAGCGAGGATACCGACGCAGACGGCTGGGGCGACCCCTGCGACAACTGCGTAGCGATCGCCAACCCCGACCAGGCCGACTGCGACGGCGATTTCACGGGCGACGTCTGCGAAATCGCACTTTGCGCGAATGACTGGAAGTGCCGGGATTGTGATACGGACAGCGTGCCGGACGGATGCCAGGCGCTGATCGGCATCCCAACGTTCGCGACGGTGCTCCTTGGAACAAATCTGAATCCGGTCGATCGTTGCAAGTCGGACTTCACCTATGACGGGCTGATCGACGGCCGGGACGTGCAGGGGTACACGGCAGCGCTGATGGGAAACTGA